A genomic segment from Myxocyprinus asiaticus isolate MX2 ecotype Aquarium Trade chromosome 36, UBuf_Myxa_2, whole genome shotgun sequence encodes:
- the pvalb9 gene encoding parvalbumin 9, whose translation MSLTSILSAEAIENAVKDCQAPDSFCYKKFFQLCGLSQKSPQEVKDVFSIIDEDNSGFIEEAELKFFLQRFFPGARTLTEKEIKSLLTAADDDSDGKIGAEEFQTMVLS comes from the exons ATGTCACTTACTTCCATCCTTTCCGCTGAGGCCATTGAGAATGCTGTTAAAGACTGCCAAG CTCCAGACTCCTTCTGTTATAAAAAGTTCTTCCAACTTTGTGGCCTGAGTCAGAAAAGTCCCCAAGAGGTGAAGGATGTCTTCAGCATCATAGATGAAGACAACAGTGGATTTATTGAGGAGGCCGAGCTCAA GTTCTTTCTCCAGCGGTTTTTCCCAGGGGCACGAACTCTGACGGAAAAGGAGATAAAGAGCCTCCTTACAGCTGCAGATGATGATAGCGATGGAAAGATTGGAGCAGAAG AATTCCAAACGATGGTGTTATCCTGA